Proteins encoded within one genomic window of Elephas maximus indicus isolate mEleMax1 chromosome 21, mEleMax1 primary haplotype, whole genome shotgun sequence:
- the LOC126064632 gene encoding tripartite motif-containing protein 75-like, with protein sequence MKVMEVLAGIWAEANCLICMDYFRDPVTIKCGHNFCHSCIQQSWEDQQDWFRCPVCHHPCLQLHLRSNTQLGNIAEIAKLLHITRSKRKREEETRLCKKHNQVLTHFCEEELEALCPLCTQPPNHQNHLVRSTEEAASHHRKRLISYMEPLKKQVADIQKLITTQDREPSELRKKVEKQRKELFSEFEHLNKFLDREHEAALSRLAYEEKHIQQKLNANITAFSEFISTLNNLLKEVAEKSVMSEVKLLTDIKSIQNRCESLNPPVLYSFQLTKEGCTLPPQYSALQKIIQKFKEDITLDPETAHSNLIVSEDKKSVTFVKKTKRLPPNPKRFKFDPVVLGCEEFSSGRHYWEVEVGEKPEWSVGLCKDSLSRKAKRPLGGQERCWAIQLCNGNCVAQGTFPVTLVITEKPRGIGIYLVYELGEISFYSLNDRSHIYSFTDRFFEILKPYFCIGHDSQPLTICAVRDYE encoded by the coding sequence atgAAGGTCATGGAAGTCCTGGCAGGAATTTGGGCAGAAGCTAACTGCCTGATCTGTATGGATTACTTTAGAGACCCCGTTACCATCAAATGTGGGCACAACTTCTGTCACTCCTGCATCCAGCAATCCTGGGAGGATCAACAGGACTGGTTCCGATGCCCTGTGTGCCACCACCCATGCCTACAGTTGCACCTCAGGAGCAACACCCAGCTGGGAAATATAGCTGAAATTGCCAAGCTACTCCACATCACCAGGAGcaagaggaagagggaggaagagacacgCTTGTGCAAGAAGCACAATCAGGTACTGACCCACTTCTGTGAGGAAGAGCTGGAAGCCCTGTGTCCCCTGTGCACTCAGCCCCCAAACCACCAGAATCACCTCGTGAGGTCCACAGAGGAGGCTGCCTCTCATCACAGGAAAAGGCTCATAAGTTACATGGAGCCCCTGAAGAAACAAGTGGCAGACATTCAAAAACTAATAACTACCCAAGACAGAGAACCATCAGAACTGAGAAAGAAGGtggaaaagcaaaggaaagaatTATTCTCTGAATTTGAGCACCTGAACAAGTTTTTAGACCGTGAGCATGAGGCAGCTCTCTCCAGGTTAGCTTATGAAGAGAAGCACATTCAACAGAAACTAAATGCGAATATAACAGCATTTTCAGAGTTCATTTCCACACTCAACAATCTACTAAAGGAGGTGGCAGAGAAGAGTGTGATGTCAGAAGTGAAACTGCTAACAGATATTAAGAGCATCCAGAATCGATGTGAAAGCCTCAACCCCCCAGTGCTCTATTCCTTCCAGCTAACGAAGGAAGGATGCACCCTTCCTCCACAGTATTCGGCTCTGCAGAAAATTATACAGAAATTTAAGGAAGATATAACCTTGGATCCTGAAACAGCACATTCAAATCTGATTGTCTCTGAAGATAAAAAGTCTGTCACatttgtgaagaaaacaaaaagacttcCTCCTAATCCAAAGAGATTCAAGTTTGACCCAGTTGTCCTGGGTTGTGAAGAGTTCAGTTCTGGTAGACATTACTGGGAGGTGGAAGTGGGTGAGAAGCCTGAATGGTCTGTGGGGCTTTGTAAAGACTCCCTTTCCAGGAAGGCAAAGAGGCCGCTGGGAGGGCAGGAGAGATGCTGGGCAATTCAGCTGTGCAATGGTAACTGTGTTGCACAAGGCACTTTTCCAGTCACTCTGGTGATAACAGAAAAACCCAGAGGGATTGGCATTTATCTGGTCTATGAACTGGGTGAGATTTCGTTTTACAGTTTGAATGACAGATCTCATATCTATTCTTTCACTGATAGATTTTTTGAaatcctgaagccttatttttgtATTGGACATGACTCTCAACCTCTCACAATCTGTGCAGTCAGAGATTATGAATGA